The Vibrio aerogenes nucleotide sequence TTTGCGGTGGTAATAATAATGTGCAATGCCGTTGAATACTATGTTCAAAGCTGATGGAAAATAATTCAATTTTTTGCTGTACAAGTGTATTGCATAAAAGGTAAGTTACAGCTCAAGTTATAAAATATACTTATTAATTGATTACTGAATATACATCTGGTAACAGTGTCTTGGTTTTATTATGCTGTGCCAGTAGTCAAACGTAATAACGTGGCCATCTTCTATATTTAAGAATTTTTCAAACTTAGGACTGATTCAAATGAAAAAGTGGACAGCAGTGATGTTACTGATCGCAATCCTATTGTTCGGTAGCGTGATCGGCTTTAATTTGTTTAAGAATAAAATGATTGCAAACTTTATGGCAAATATGCCTGAGCCATCTTACCCGGTGACCGTCACCAATATTTCATCGCAAGACTGGACACCTACGATTGAAGCTATTGGTTTCATTGAGCCTTATCAGGGTGTCACATTAACAACTGAATCAAGTGGTGTGATTGATAGCATCAAATTTGAATCAGGCGATAAAGCGGAGAAAGGTCAGGTACTGTTGACTCTGGATTCAAAAGTTGAGCAAGCAACGCTGAGAAGCTCTGAAGCCCGCTTACCGGCTGCAAAAGCTAAATTTGAACGTTATAAAGGCTTGTATAAACGCGGTTCTTTGTCACAGGAATCTTACGATGAGGCACAGGCTTCTTACCTTTCATTATCGGCTGATATCGAAAGCCTGAAGGCAACGATTGCCCGCCGTCAAATCAAAGCGCCTTTTGCCGGACAAGTCGGTATCCGGAATGTTTATCTGGGTCAATATCTGCAACCAGGCACCACAATTGTCCGTCTGGAAGATACCAGTGTCATGCGTTTACATTTCACGATTCCTCAAACTGAAATCTCGCGTATCTCGAAAGGACAGACGGTAGAAATTAGTGTCGATGCCTACCCGGACCATGCATTTAAGGGTGAGATCACGGCCATTGAGCCCGCGGTCAGTGTCAAAAGTGGTCTGGTTCAAATCGAGGCTAATATTCCGAACAGTGATGGTAAACTGCGTAGTGGTATGTTTGCTCATGCACAAATTCAGCTCCCCGTTATTCCCGATCAAATTATTGTTCCACAGACAGCAATCACCTTTACACTTTATGGTGACAGCGTGTATGTCGTCAGTGGTAAAGATGATGAAAAGAGGGTGAAACAGCGTGTGGTGAAAGTCGGAGAGCGCCGGGGTTACATTGCACATATCCTGACAGGTTTGAAAGACGGAGAAGAGATCGTTACATCCGGGCAGGTTCGACTGAGTAATGGGGTAAAAATCCACGTGGTCGAAAGTGATGCAACAGCACCTCGTGCCGAAACACCGATGTTGTAAGCGGAGGACTCATGCGCTTTACAGATATTTTTATCAAACGTCCTGTTCTGGCTATTTCAATCAGTTTTCTGATTGCACTGCTCGGATTTCAGGCCGTTTTTAAACTTCAGGTCAGGGAATATCCCAAAATGACCAACACTGAAGTCACTGTTACAACCAGCTACTATGGTGCCAGTGCCGATCTGATTCAGGGCTTTATTACGCAACCGCTCGAACAAGCAATAGCACAAGCCGATAACATTGATTATATGAGTTCGGAATCAGTTCTGGGCAGCTCAAAAATTACTGTCAAGATGAAGCTGAATACCGACCCGAATGCAGCTTTGTCTGATATTCTGGCCAAGACTAATTCGGTCCGTTCTCAGTTGCCTAAAGAAGCAGATGACCCAACGGTCGCAATGTCAACCGGCTCTTCAACCGCAGTTATGTATATTGGTTTTTCCAGTGAAGAGCTGAGCTCAAGCCAGATTACCGACTACCTGAAGCGGGTTGTTACACCACAGCTCTTTTCTGTGCAAGGGGTCTCTAAGGTCGATTTATACGGGGGAATTCCATACGCCCTGCGTATCTGGCTGGATCCTTATAAGATGGGCGCCCTGAAACTAACCGCCTCTGATGTATTAACCGTTCTCAGTGCCAATAACTATCAGTCAGCAACAGGTCAGGCAACTGGTGAGTATGTCATTTTCAACGGAGATGCGGACACTCAGGTTTCTACCGGAGAAGAACTTGAAAATTTGGTGGTTCGCTCTGATGACGGGCAGATCGTTCGTCTGGGAGACATTGCGAAGGTCACTCTGGCAAAAAGCCATGACACCTATCGTGCAACAGCCAATGGTAAAGACACGGTCGTTACTGCGATCAATGCCGCGCCAAGCGCAAACCCAATTGATATAGCCGCAAGTGTACGGGATATTCTTCCCCGTCTGCAAAAGAATCTGCCGGGTAATATCGAAATGAAGTTGCTTTATGATTCAACCATTGCGATTAATGAATCGATTCATGAAGTCATTAAAACACTTGGGGAAGCGGCACTGATCGTTTTGATCGTGATTACCCTTTTCCTTGGCTCTTTCAGAGCTGTATTGATCCCGATTGTCACGATTCCCTTATCATTAATCGGGGTCGCTTTAGTCATGCAAATGTTCGGTTTCTCATGGAATCTGATGACATTACTGGCGATGGTACTGGCTATCGGGCTGGTAGTGGATGACGCGATTGTGGTTCTGGAA carries:
- a CDS encoding efflux RND transporter periplasmic adaptor subunit, with the translated sequence MKKWTAVMLLIAILLFGSVIGFNLFKNKMIANFMANMPEPSYPVTVTNISSQDWTPTIEAIGFIEPYQGVTLTTESSGVIDSIKFESGDKAEKGQVLLTLDSKVEQATLRSSEARLPAAKAKFERYKGLYKRGSLSQESYDEAQASYLSLSADIESLKATIARRQIKAPFAGQVGIRNVYLGQYLQPGTTIVRLEDTSVMRLHFTIPQTEISRISKGQTVEISVDAYPDHAFKGEITAIEPAVSVKSGLVQIEANIPNSDGKLRSGMFAHAQIQLPVIPDQIIVPQTAITFTLYGDSVYVVSGKDDEKRVKQRVVKVGERRGYIAHILTGLKDGEEIVTSGQVRLSNGVKIHVVESDATAPRAETPML